One window of Ralstonia pickettii DTP0602 genomic DNA carries:
- a CDS encoding phosphatidylserine decarboxylase (catalyzes the decarboxylaton of phospatidyl-L-sering to phosphatidylethanolamine~K01613: psd, PISD; phosphatidylserine decarboxylase [EC:4.1.1.65]), whose protein sequence is MNYPHPLIAREGWPFLAGAFVISLLVHASAGFWWALPLWIITVFVLQFFRDPPRPIPSQPNAVLAPADGRIVVVEKAQDPYGGREALKISVFMNVFNVHSNRVSVDGAVEKVEYFPGKFVNADLDKASTENERNAVLIRRAADGQLVTLVQVAGLVARRILCYTKVGDNLSRGQRYGFIRFGSRVDVYLPLDARPRVTIGEKVSASSTILAELDVK, encoded by the coding sequence ATGAACTATCCTCATCCGCTGATCGCCCGTGAAGGCTGGCCGTTCCTGGCCGGCGCCTTTGTCATCTCGCTGCTGGTGCACGCCAGCGCGGGCTTCTGGTGGGCGCTGCCGCTGTGGATCATCACGGTGTTCGTGCTGCAATTTTTCCGCGATCCGCCGCGCCCGATCCCTTCGCAGCCCAACGCGGTGCTGGCCCCGGCCGACGGCCGCATCGTCGTGGTCGAAAAGGCGCAGGATCCTTACGGCGGCCGTGAGGCGCTGAAGATCAGCGTCTTCATGAACGTCTTCAACGTGCACTCGAACCGCGTGTCGGTCGACGGCGCGGTGGAGAAGGTCGAATATTTCCCGGGCAAGTTCGTCAACGCGGACCTGGACAAGGCCTCGACCGAGAACGAGCGCAATGCCGTGCTGATCCGGCGCGCGGCCGACGGCCAGCTGGTGACGCTGGTGCAGGTGGCCGGCCTGGTGGCGCGCCGTATCCTGTGCTACACCAAGGTCGGCGACAACCTGTCGCGCGGCCAGCGCTATGGCTTTATCCGTTTTGGTTCGCGTGTGGACGTCTACCTGCCGCTCGATGCGCGTCCGCGCGTGACCATCGGCGAAAAGGTGTCTGCCTCGTCGACCATCCTCGCCGAACTCGACGTCAAGTGA
- a CDS encoding peptidase M23B: MGMFDFIKEAGEKLFGIGEAKAAQDAAKADASAEKVDAANRAAGDAIEAYIKKMGLDATGLMVQVDGSQGLVTVFGVAPDQATREKIILCAGNVEGVDKVEDKMSVNVEAAESQWHTVVKGDTLWAVAQAAYGNGADYNKIFEANKPMLSHPDKIYPGQKLRIPPKG; encoded by the coding sequence ATGGGCATGTTCGACTTCATCAAGGAAGCAGGGGAAAAGCTGTTCGGCATCGGCGAGGCCAAGGCTGCGCAGGACGCCGCCAAGGCGGATGCGTCGGCCGAGAAGGTTGATGCCGCCAATCGTGCCGCGGGCGACGCGATCGAGGCGTACATCAAGAAGATGGGGCTCGATGCCACCGGGCTGATGGTGCAGGTCGACGGCTCGCAGGGGCTGGTCACCGTATTTGGCGTGGCGCCGGACCAGGCCACACGCGAGAAGATCATCCTGTGCGCGGGCAACGTCGAGGGCGTGGACAAGGTCGAGGACAAGATGTCGGTCAATGTCGAAGCGGCGGAGTCGCAGTGGCACACCGTGGTCAAGGGCGACACGCTGTGGGCGGTCGCGCAGGCGGCTTATGGCAACGGCGCCGACTACAACAAGATCTTCGAGGCCAACAAGCCGATGCTGAGCCACCCGGACAAGATCTACCCGGGCCAGAAGCTGCGCATCCCGCCCAAGGGCTAA
- a CDS encoding ser/threonine protein phosphatase has protein sequence MVQAIRSARGYLSRAVQLTQRLGRSPESGWGSDPNSVAALTAFMPPGMDGATLAPPREQQDAYPPEPHPIHRYRAIWLSDIHLGTPGCQANYLLDFLKHNESEQLYLVGDIIDGWQLRRGWYWPQSHNDVVQKLLRKARKGTEVVYVPGNHDEGARQFDGMAFGDITVREEAIHVTATGRRLWVVHGDLFDGVVQHARWLAYLGDSLYTMILAMNRHFNRLRARLGFPYWSLSQYLKHQVKNAVNYISAFETAMVDEARRRGCDGVVCGHIHKAEIRELNGQLYCNDGDWVESLSALVETMEGELKIVYWTTLLDPPAPATRRGRRAAVAS, from the coding sequence ATGGTGCAAGCAATCCGATCTGCCCGCGGATATCTGTCGAGGGCCGTGCAACTGACGCAACGGCTGGGCCGCAGCCCAGAAAGCGGCTGGGGGAGTGATCCCAACAGCGTCGCCGCACTGACCGCCTTCATGCCGCCGGGCATGGATGGCGCAACACTGGCCCCGCCGCGAGAGCAACAGGACGCCTACCCGCCCGAGCCGCACCCGATCCACCGCTACCGCGCCATCTGGCTGTCCGACATCCACCTGGGCACGCCCGGCTGCCAGGCCAACTACCTGCTGGACTTCCTCAAGCACAACGAGTCCGAGCAGCTCTACCTGGTCGGCGACATCATCGACGGCTGGCAGCTGCGCCGCGGCTGGTACTGGCCGCAGAGCCACAACGACGTGGTGCAGAAGCTGCTGCGCAAGGCGCGCAAGGGCACCGAGGTGGTCTACGTGCCCGGCAACCATGACGAGGGCGCGCGCCAGTTCGACGGCATGGCCTTCGGCGACATCACCGTGCGCGAAGAAGCCATCCACGTCACCGCCACCGGCCGCCGGCTGTGGGTGGTGCATGGCGACCTGTTCGACGGCGTGGTCCAGCACGCGCGCTGGCTGGCCTACCTGGGCGATTCGCTGTACACGATGATCCTGGCGATGAACCGCCATTTCAACCGCCTGCGTGCGCGGCTTGGCTTTCCGTACTGGTCGCTGTCGCAGTACCTGAAGCACCAGGTCAAGAACGCGGTCAACTACATCAGTGCGTTCGAGACCGCGATGGTCGACGAGGCGCGCCGGCGCGGCTGCGACGGCGTGGTCTGCGGCCATATCCACAAGGCCGAGATCCGCGAGCTCAACGGCCAGCTCTACTGCAACGACGGCGACTGGGTAGAAAGCCTGTCGGCGCTGGTCGAGACCATGGAAGGCGAGCTGAAGATCGTCTACTGGACCACGCTGCTGGACCCGCCCGCCCCCGCCACGCGCCGCGGTCGCCGCGCCGCCGTGGCCAGCTGA
- a CDS encoding RNA polymerase sigma70 factor (DNA-dependent RNA polymerase catalyzes the transcription of DNA into RNA using the four ribonucleoside triphosphates as substrates~K03088: SIG3.2, rpoE; RNA polymerase sigma-70 factor, ECF subfamily), translated as MATDQELSDFLASVERRAFKQAVFAVRDDEAALDIVQDAMIKLAEKYGDKGAAELPPLFQRILQNTIHDWFRRQKVRNTWVSLFSSLRDDRDGGDDTDLLETLEAQAGSESAESSADKVERAQVMHIIEQEIQRLPTRQREAFLMRYWEDMDVAETAAVMGCSEGSVKTHCSRATHTLAQALRARGVRL; from the coding sequence ATGGCCACCGACCAGGAACTGTCCGATTTTCTTGCCAGCGTCGAGCGGCGCGCCTTCAAGCAGGCCGTGTTCGCGGTCCGCGACGACGAGGCGGCACTGGACATCGTCCAGGACGCCATGATCAAGCTGGCCGAGAAATACGGCGACAAGGGTGCCGCCGAACTGCCGCCGCTGTTCCAGCGCATCCTGCAGAACACCATCCACGACTGGTTCCGCCGCCAGAAGGTGCGCAACACCTGGGTGTCCTTGTTCTCCAGCCTGCGCGATGACCGCGACGGCGGCGACGACACTGACCTGCTGGAGACGCTGGAGGCGCAGGCCGGCTCGGAATCGGCCGAAAGCAGCGCCGACAAGGTCGAGCGCGCGCAGGTCATGCACATCATCGAGCAGGAGATCCAGCGCCTGCCCACGCGTCAACGCGAGGCGTTCCTGATGCGTTACTGGGAAGATATGGACGTCGCCGAGACCGCCGCCGTAATGGGGTGCTCCGAAGGCAGCGTCAAGACGCACTGTTCCCGTGCCACGCATACGCTGGCGCAAGCCCTGCGTGCACGGGGGGTCCGACTATGA
- a CDS encoding acetolactate synthase (catalyzes the formation of 2-acetolactate from pyruvate, leucine sensitive~K01652: E2.2.1.6L, ilvB, ilvG, ilvI; acetolactate synthase I/II/III large subunit [EC:2.2.1.6]) produces MNMPSAEFSHADSNSSAAPEMIGAEILVHALAEEGVEYVWGYPGGAVLYIYDELHKQKKFEHILVRHEQAAVHAADGYARATGKVGVALVTSGPGVTNAVTGIATAYLDSIPMVVITGNVPTHAIGQDAFQECDTVGITRPIVKHNFLVKDVRDLASTIKKAFFIASTGRPGPVVVDIPKDVSRNACKYEYPKSIDMRSYNPVNKGHSGQIRKAVALLQGAERPYIYTGGGVVLANASDELRQLAAMTGHPVTNTLMGLGAFPGTHKQFLGMLGMHGTYEANMAMQNCDVLIAIGARFDDRVIGNPSHFTSQARKIIHIDIDPSSISKRVKVDIPIVGNVKDVLQELIAQLKASDIKPKREALAKWWEQIEQWRSVDCLKYDRTSEIIKPQYVVEKIWELTHGDAFICSDVGQHQMWAAQFYKFDEPRRWINSGGLGTMGVGLPYAMGIKKAFPEKEVVTITGEGSIQMCIQELSTCLQYDTPVKICSLNNGYLGMVRQWQEIEYDNRYSHSYMDALPDFVKLAEAYGHVGMRVEKTADVEPALREAFRLKDRTVFLDFQTDPTENVWPMVQAGKGISEMLLGAEDL; encoded by the coding sequence ATGAACATGCCCAGCGCGGAATTCTCCCACGCAGACAGCAATTCATCTGCCGCACCCGAAATGATCGGGGCGGAAATTCTCGTTCATGCACTTGCCGAAGAAGGCGTCGAGTACGTCTGGGGTTATCCCGGCGGCGCAGTGCTGTACATCTACGACGAGCTCCACAAGCAAAAGAAGTTCGAGCACATCCTGGTGCGCCACGAGCAGGCCGCGGTCCATGCCGCAGACGGCTATGCGCGGGCAACCGGCAAGGTGGGCGTAGCGCTGGTGACCTCCGGTCCCGGCGTGACCAATGCCGTTACCGGCATTGCCACTGCGTACCTCGACTCGATCCCGATGGTGGTGATCACCGGCAACGTGCCGACCCACGCCATTGGCCAGGACGCCTTCCAGGAGTGCGACACGGTCGGCATCACCCGCCCGATCGTCAAGCACAACTTCCTGGTGAAGGACGTGCGCGATCTCGCCTCGACCATCAAGAAGGCGTTCTTCATTGCCTCGACCGGCCGTCCCGGCCCGGTGGTGGTGGACATCCCCAAGGATGTCTCGCGCAATGCCTGCAAGTACGAGTACCCCAAGTCGATCGACATGCGCTCGTACAACCCGGTGAACAAGGGGCACTCGGGCCAGATCCGCAAGGCCGTGGCGCTGCTGCAGGGTGCCGAGCGTCCGTATATCTATACCGGCGGCGGCGTGGTGCTGGCCAATGCCAGCGACGAACTGCGCCAGCTCGCGGCGATGACCGGCCACCCGGTGACCAACACGCTGATGGGCCTGGGCGCGTTCCCCGGCACCCATAAGCAGTTCCTCGGCATGCTCGGCATGCACGGGACGTATGAAGCCAACATGGCCATGCAGAACTGCGACGTGCTGATCGCCATCGGTGCCCGCTTCGACGACCGCGTGATCGGCAACCCGTCGCACTTCACCTCGCAGGCGCGCAAGATCATCCATATCGATATCGACCCGTCGTCGATCTCGAAGCGCGTCAAGGTCGACATCCCCATCGTCGGCAACGTCAAGGACGTGCTGCAGGAACTGATCGCCCAGCTCAAGGCCAGCGACATCAAGCCCAAGCGCGAGGCGCTCGCCAAATGGTGGGAGCAGATCGAGCAGTGGCGTTCGGTGGACTGCCTGAAGTACGACCGCACCTCCGAGATCATCAAGCCGCAGTACGTGGTGGAAAAGATCTGGGAACTGACCCACGGCGATGCGTTCATCTGCTCCGACGTTGGCCAGCACCAGATGTGGGCCGCGCAGTTCTACAAGTTCGACGAGCCGCGCCGCTGGATCAACTCCGGCGGCCTGGGCACGATGGGCGTGGGCCTGCCGTACGCGATGGGCATCAAGAAGGCGTTCCCGGAGAAGGAAGTCGTCACCATCACCGGTGAAGGCTCGATCCAGATGTGCATCCAGGAACTGTCGACCTGCCTCCAGTACGACACCCCGGTGAAGATCTGCTCGCTGAACAACGGCTACCTGGGCATGGTGCGCCAGTGGCAGGAGATCGAGTATGACAACCGCTACTCGCACTCCTACATGGACGCGCTGCCCGATTTCGTGAAGCTGGCCGAGGCCTACGGGCACGTCGGCATGCGCGTCGAGAAGACGGCCGACGTCGAGCCGGCGCTGCGCGAGGCGTTCCGCCTGAAGGACCGTACCGTGTTCCTGGACTTCCAGACCGATCCCACCGAAAACGTCTGGCCGATGGTCCAGGCGGGCAAGGGCATTTCTGAAATGCTGCTCGGCGCGGAGGACCTGTAA
- a CDS encoding GDP-mannose-dependent alpha-mannosyltransferase (K00786: E2.4.-.- [EC:2.4.-.-]), with product MKIMIVTDAWEPQVNGVVRTLKSTRRELEAMGHTVDMITPLEFRTVPCPTYPEIRLSLLPSARVQRRIEAFGPDALHIATEGPLGLAARRHAIRRKLPFTTAYHTRFPEYVQARFGIPLTWTYRFLRWFHGPARAVMAPTPVVLDDLQSHGITHGVLWTRGVDLDVFTLQRPNVLNTAHPIFLYVGRVAVEKNVEAFLSLDLPGSKWVVGDGPALAALRARYPGANYLGVLSQPELARVYASADVFVFPSRTDTFGLVLLEALASGLPVAAYPVTGPIDVLGDSPAGVMHEDLREACLEALRIDRATARAHAERFSWRAASEQFLAHLRPVAAGKAGGAAPQPASHTHAETPSGTAIRPASAEAAAGSPER from the coding sequence ATGAAGATAATGATCGTCACCGATGCCTGGGAACCGCAGGTCAACGGCGTAGTGCGCACGCTCAAGTCCACGCGCCGCGAACTGGAGGCCATGGGCCACACGGTCGACATGATCACGCCGCTGGAATTCCGCACCGTGCCGTGTCCGACGTATCCCGAGATCCGCCTGTCGCTGCTGCCGTCGGCACGCGTGCAGCGTCGTATCGAAGCCTTCGGCCCCGACGCCCTGCACATCGCCACTGAAGGCCCGCTCGGCCTGGCCGCGCGGCGCCATGCGATCCGCCGCAAGCTGCCGTTCACCACGGCCTACCACACGCGCTTTCCGGAATACGTGCAGGCCCGCTTCGGCATCCCGCTGACCTGGACCTACCGCTTCCTGCGCTGGTTCCACGGCCCGGCGCGCGCCGTGATGGCGCCCACGCCGGTGGTGCTGGACGACCTGCAAAGCCACGGCATCACCCACGGCGTGCTGTGGACGCGCGGCGTCGACCTGGACGTGTTCACGCTGCAGCGCCCCAACGTGCTCAACACCGCCCACCCGATCTTCCTGTACGTGGGCCGGGTGGCGGTCGAGAAGAACGTCGAGGCCTTCCTGTCCCTGGACCTGCCCGGCTCGAAATGGGTGGTCGGCGACGGCCCCGCGCTGGCGGCGCTGCGGGCGCGCTATCCGGGCGCCAACTACCTCGGCGTGTTGAGCCAACCGGAACTGGCCCGGGTGTATGCTTCGGCTGACGTGTTCGTGTTCCCGAGCCGCACCGACACCTTCGGGCTGGTGCTGCTGGAAGCGCTGGCCAGCGGGCTGCCCGTGGCGGCGTACCCGGTCACCGGTCCGATCGATGTGCTGGGCGACAGCCCCGCGGGCGTGATGCACGAAGACCTGCGCGAAGCCTGCCTGGAAGCGCTGCGCATCGACCGCGCCACGGCCCGAGCCCATGCCGAGCGGTTCTCGTGGCGCGCCGCCTCCGAGCAGTTCCTGGCCCATCTGCGCCCGGTCGCCGCTGGCAAGGCGGGCGGCGCGGCGCCCCAACCCGCATCCCACACCCATGCCGAAACCCCATCCGGAACTGCCATCCGACCCGCCTCTGCAGAGGCCGCCGCAGGCAGTCCAGAGCGCTGA
- a CDS encoding permease: MSLSAAGIRRIAVALQTAAALGIAAALVRWGGWPWAGAVIAGVAVIFGGLASGIALAFAMTDRGLWVGRGNHPPPPPAELAATRRPLRLADALRCYLNEYVAVLRMFDWLQPFRAHAPFAAPADALPGRDAPPVLLVHGYACGHAIWLDMQPSLAAAGYRCAAIDLEPVFGDIDDYAHALLAAIRRLAAEAGRAPLLVCHSMGGLAARAALQLAGDEDACAGVVTLGSPHHGSALARFGGGDNARQMRCGSPWLRALAATETPRLRARMISVFSWHDSIAGPPCTGWLDGAGHIPLSGIGHVSLLRHPAAVRAVLDALAELSARGR, encoded by the coding sequence ATGAGCCTGTCGGCGGCCGGCATCCGCCGTATCGCGGTGGCTTTGCAGACGGCCGCGGCGCTGGGCATCGCCGCCGCACTGGTGCGATGGGGCGGCTGGCCATGGGCCGGCGCCGTGATCGCCGGCGTGGCCGTCATCTTTGGCGGACTTGCCAGCGGCATTGCACTGGCCTTTGCCATGACCGACCGCGGCCTGTGGGTCGGGCGCGGCAACCACCCGCCCCCTCCGCCCGCCGAACTTGCCGCCACGCGCCGCCCATTGCGCCTCGCTGACGCGCTGCGCTGCTACCTGAACGAGTACGTGGCCGTGCTGCGCATGTTCGACTGGCTGCAGCCGTTCCGCGCGCACGCGCCCTTTGCCGCGCCGGCCGACGCCCTGCCCGGCCGCGACGCGCCGCCGGTGCTGCTGGTGCACGGCTATGCCTGCGGACACGCCATCTGGCTCGACATGCAGCCGAGCCTGGCCGCCGCGGGCTACCGCTGCGCAGCGATCGACCTGGAACCGGTGTTCGGCGATATCGACGACTACGCGCACGCGCTGCTGGCCGCCATCCGGCGCCTCGCCGCCGAGGCCGGCCGCGCCCCGCTGCTGGTATGCCACAGCATGGGCGGCCTGGCCGCGCGCGCCGCGCTGCAACTGGCCGGCGACGAAGACGCCTGCGCCGGCGTGGTGACGCTGGGCAGCCCTCACCACGGCAGCGCGCTCGCGCGCTTCGGCGGTGGTGACAATGCGCGCCAGATGCGCTGCGGCAGCCCGTGGCTGCGCGCGCTGGCCGCCACGGAAACCCCGCGCCTGCGCGCGCGCATGATCTCGGTCTTCAGCTGGCACGATTCGATCGCCGGGCCGCCCTGCACCGGCTGGCTCGACGGGGCCGGGCATATCCCGCTGTCGGGGATCGGGCATGTGTCGCTGCTGCGCCATCCCGCCGCGGTGCGTGCGGTGCTGGACGCGCTGGCCGAACTCTCCGCGCGCGGGCGCTGA
- a CDS encoding acetolactate synthase (K01653: E2.2.1.6S, ilvH, ilvN; acetolactate synthase I/III small subunit [EC:2.2.1.6]), which translates to MRHIISVLLENEPGALSRVVGLFSARGYNIETLTVAPTEDSSLSRMTIVTTGSDDVIEQITKHLNRLVEVVKVVDLTEGAHIERELMLVKVRAVGKEREEMKRTADIFRGRIIDVTEKTYTIELTGNGVKLDAFLDAIDRTAILETVRTGGSGIGRGERILKV; encoded by the coding sequence ATGCGACACATCATTTCGGTCCTGCTGGAAAACGAACCGGGGGCGCTGTCGCGCGTGGTGGGCCTGTTCTCGGCGCGCGGCTACAACATTGAGACGCTGACCGTGGCGCCGACCGAGGACTCCTCGCTGTCGCGCATGACCATCGTCACCACCGGCTCGGATGACGTGATCGAACAGATCACCAAGCACCTGAACCGCCTGGTGGAAGTGGTCAAGGTGGTCGACCTGACCGAAGGCGCGCACATCGAGCGCGAGCTGATGCTCGTCAAGGTGCGCGCGGTCGGCAAGGAGCGCGAGGAAATGAAGCGCACCGCCGACATCTTCCGCGGCCGCATCATCGATGTTACCGAGAAGACCTACACCATCGAGCTGACCGGCAACGGCGTCAAGCTCGATGCGTTCCTGGACGCGATCGACCGCACCGCCATCCTGGAGACCGTCCGTACCGGCGGCTCGGGCATCGGCCGCGGCGAGCGCATCCTGAAGGTCTGA
- a CDS encoding CDP-diacylglycerol--serine O-phosphatidyltransferase (K17103: CHO1, pssA; CDP-diacylglycerol---serine O-phosphatidyltransferase [EC:2.7.8.8]): MVAFHRRNKRVNNGNVTHLRPFRHNQLRGAEDYDDDADAADDHDDVVYERQRPRRRGIYLLPNAFTTAALFAGFFAIVQAMNMRFDVAAIAIFAAMVLDGMDGRVARITNTQSAFGEQYDSLSDMTSFGVAPALVMYEWILHDLGKWGWIAAFVYCTCAALRLARFNANIGVVDKRFFQGLPSPAAAALVAGFVWLVIDNKLPVKELWMPWVAFGITLYAGLSMVSNAPFYSGKALDVRYRVPFGMMVLVLVLFVVVSTDPPVALFGLFVAYAISGYLLWGWRALHGQQGGVKKMRDNGSDS; this comes from the coding sequence ATGGTTGCCTTCCATCGACGTAACAAGCGGGTCAACAATGGCAACGTGACGCATCTGCGGCCGTTCCGCCATAACCAGCTGCGCGGCGCCGAAGACTATGACGACGATGCCGATGCCGCCGATGACCACGACGACGTCGTCTACGAGCGCCAGCGTCCGCGCCGGCGCGGCATCTACCTGCTGCCCAACGCGTTCACCACCGCAGCGCTGTTCGCGGGGTTCTTTGCCATCGTGCAGGCGATGAACATGCGCTTCGACGTGGCGGCCATCGCCATCTTCGCGGCCATGGTGCTCGATGGCATGGACGGGCGCGTGGCGCGCATCACCAATACGCAGAGTGCGTTTGGCGAGCAGTATGACTCGCTGTCGGATATGACCTCGTTCGGCGTGGCGCCGGCGTTGGTGATGTATGAATGGATCCTGCATGATCTGGGCAAGTGGGGCTGGATAGCAGCCTTTGTCTACTGCACCTGCGCAGCGCTGCGACTGGCGCGCTTCAACGCCAATATTGGCGTTGTCGACAAACGTTTCTTCCAGGGGCTGCCGAGTCCTGCGGCTGCAGCGCTTGTCGCCGGCTTCGTCTGGCTGGTAATCGACAACAAGCTGCCGGTCAAGGAGCTGTGGATGCCGTGGGTGGCGTTCGGCATCACGCTGTACGCCGGGCTGTCGATGGTGTCCAACGCGCCGTTCTACAGTGGCAAGGCACTCGACGTACGCTACCGCGTGCCGTTCGGCATGATGGTGCTGGTCCTGGTGCTGTTCGTGGTGGTATCGACCGATCCGCCGGTCGCGTTGTTCGGACTCTTTGTGGCCTACGCGATCTCGGGCTACCTGCTGTGGGGCTGGCGTGCCCTGCACGGACAGCAGGGCGGCGTGAAGAAGATGCGCGACAACGGAAGCGATTCCTGA
- a CDS encoding ketol-acid reductoisomerase (catalyzes the formation of (R)-2,3-dihydroxy-3-methylbutanoate from (S)-2-hydroxy-2-methyl-3-oxobutanoate in valine and isoleucine biosynthesis~K00053: ilvC; ketol-acid reductoisomerase [EC:1.1.1.86]), with amino-acid sequence MKVFYDKDADLSLIKGKNVTIIGYGSQGHAHALNLKDSGVNVTVGLRKSGASWNKAATAGLQVKEVADAVKGADVVMILLPDEQIADVYKNEVHDNIKEGAALAFAHGFNVHYGAVIPRADLDVIMIAPKAPGHTVRSTYSQGGGVPHLIAVHQNKSGAARDIALSYATANGGGRAGIIETNFREETETDLFGEQAVLCGGTVELIKAGFETLVEAGYAPEMAYFECLHELKLIVDLIYEGGIANMNYSISNNAEYGEYVTGPRVVTEETKKAMKQCLTDIQTGEYAKSFLLENKAGAPTLISRRRLTAEHQIEEVGAKLRAMMPWIAKNKLVDQSKN; translated from the coding sequence ATGAAAGTGTTTTACGACAAGGACGCCGACCTCTCCCTGATCAAGGGCAAGAACGTCACCATCATCGGCTATGGCTCGCAGGGCCATGCCCACGCGCTGAACCTGAAGGATTCGGGCGTCAACGTGACGGTCGGCCTGCGCAAGAGCGGCGCGTCGTGGAACAAGGCCGCCACCGCCGGCCTGCAGGTCAAGGAAGTGGCCGATGCCGTCAAGGGTGCCGACGTGGTCATGATCCTGCTGCCGGACGAGCAGATCGCCGACGTGTACAAGAACGAAGTGCACGACAACATCAAGGAAGGCGCCGCGCTGGCCTTCGCCCACGGCTTCAACGTGCACTACGGTGCCGTGATCCCGCGTGCCGACCTGGACGTGATCATGATCGCGCCGAAGGCCCCGGGCCACACCGTGCGCTCGACCTACTCGCAAGGCGGCGGCGTGCCGCACCTGATCGCCGTGCACCAGAACAAGTCCGGCGCCGCCCGTGACATCGCGCTGTCGTACGCCACCGCCAACGGCGGCGGCCGTGCCGGCATCATCGAGACCAACTTCCGCGAAGAAACCGAAACCGACCTGTTCGGCGAGCAGGCCGTGCTGTGCGGCGGTACCGTCGAGCTGATCAAGGCCGGCTTCGAGACGCTGGTGGAAGCCGGCTACGCGCCGGAAATGGCCTACTTCGAGTGCCTGCACGAACTGAAGCTAATCGTCGACCTGATCTACGAAGGCGGCATCGCCAACATGAACTACTCGATCTCCAACAACGCGGAATATGGTGAGTACGTCACCGGCCCGCGCGTGGTGACCGAAGAGACCAAGAAGGCGATGAAGCAGTGCCTGACCGACATCCAGACCGGCGAATATGCCAAGAGCTTCCTGCTGGAGAACAAGGCCGGCGCCCCGACCCTGATCTCGCGCCGTCGCCTGACCGCCGAGCACCAGATCGAAGAAGTGGGTGCCAAGCTGCGTGCGATGATGCCGTGGATTGCCAAGAACAAGCTGGTCGACCAGTCGAAGAACTAA
- a CDS encoding membrane protein, translating into MSINEREIRERRFVHEVRAALDAAADDLPADITQRLAAARRMALARKKAAVTVPVPQLAMPGPQVTLFDDDDASPLHRAGAWLRRLGLIWTLVALAAGLMGIYHWQEQKRIEELADVDAAMLLDDLPPTAYADEGFHVFLKRGQ; encoded by the coding sequence ATGAGCATAAACGAGAGAGAAATCCGCGAACGCCGGTTTGTCCATGAGGTTCGGGCGGCACTAGACGCCGCCGCGGACGACCTGCCGGCCGACATTACTCAACGGCTCGCCGCCGCGCGCCGGATGGCGCTCGCCCGCAAGAAGGCCGCGGTCACCGTGCCGGTACCGCAACTGGCCATGCCGGGACCGCAGGTCACCCTGTTCGACGATGACGACGCCTCGCCGCTGCACCGTGCCGGTGCCTGGCTGCGCCGCCTTGGCCTGATCTGGACGCTGGTGGCGCTGGCCGCCGGCCTGATGGGCATCTACCACTGGCAGGAGCAGAAGCGCATCGAAGAGCTGGCCGATGTCGATGCCGCCATGCTGCTCGACGACCTGCCGCCCACGGCCTACGCCGACGAGGGCTTCCACGTCTTCCTCAAGCGCGGGCAATAG